The following are encoded together in the Bradyrhizobium sp. CCGUVB1N3 genome:
- a CDS encoding Ulp1 family isopeptidase — MLTGLAGQSSAQPSSDFFRGVGYPVNLPSTPRELRDDAHYAPAFPSTTSDASKAPAPDRSGRVLDTREWLGDQHILRDYELLMQDLQRNNPDLAARTRLVDPLIAHYQLRLGPANVMLATFQRIVNVNGNDTADFLFVPVNDASASDPVLRGTHWSLLFVDRRDRESPVAYHYDSNRGQNDERAAMFAQRLSARLEPVRMTQQRNDYDCGVFVLDGTRALVRRLAQRRRPAVLHLDNLVADRLALRNRLRG, encoded by the coding sequence ATGCTTACCGGATTGGCAGGCCAGTCCTCAGCGCAGCCGTCGTCAGACTTCTTCCGCGGTGTTGGCTATCCCGTCAATTTGCCGTCCACCCCGCGGGAGCTGCGAGATGATGCTCATTATGCGCCGGCATTTCCGAGCACGACCTCCGATGCGTCGAAAGCGCCGGCCCCCGACCGCAGCGGGCGGGTGCTCGACACTAGGGAATGGCTGGGTGACCAGCATATTCTGCGGGATTACGAACTGCTGATGCAGGACTTGCAGCGGAACAATCCGGACCTCGCCGCCCGGACGCGGTTGGTCGATCCCCTCATCGCCCACTATCAATTGCGCCTGGGGCCTGCGAACGTGATGCTCGCCACCTTCCAGCGCATTGTAAATGTGAATGGTAACGATACAGCCGACTTTCTGTTCGTGCCAGTGAACGACGCCAGTGCTTCGGATCCTGTTCTCCGGGGCACCCACTGGTCGCTGCTGTTCGTTGATCGTCGCGATCGGGAGAGTCCAGTTGCCTATCACTACGACTCTAACCGGGGACAAAACGACGAGCGTGCAGCAATGTTCGCACAACGGCTGAGTGCTCGTCTGGAGCCGGTCCGCATGACCCAGCAGCGGAACGACTATGATTGCGGTGTCTTTGTGCTGGACGGTACGCGGGCGCTGGTTAGGCGATTGGCGCAAAGACGACGACCAGCCGTGCTGCATCTTGACAACCTCGTCGCCGACCGGCTGGCACTGCGAAACAGACTAAGGGGTTGA
- the rpsU gene encoding 30S ribosomal protein S21 yields the protein MQVLVRDNNVEQALRVLKKKMQREGVFREMKRASFYEKPSEKAARQKSEAIRRARKLARKQAIREGLIAAPVKKPNDKRPTRALPSVAATNPKQP from the coding sequence ATGCAAGTCTTGGTTCGCGACAATAATGTCGAGCAGGCACTTCGAGTTCTGAAAAAGAAAATGCAACGCGAAGGCGTGTTCAGAGAAATGAAGCGGGCGAGCTTCTATGAGAAGCCCTCGGAAAAAGCGGCCCGCCAAAAGTCCGAGGCGATTCGCCGCGCTCGCAAGCTGGCCCGGAAACAGGCTATTCGAGAGGGATTGATTGCCGCCCCAGTCAAGAAACCCAATGATAAGCGTCCGACCCGCGCGCTCCCGAGCGTCGCAGCTACGAACCCCAAACAACCATAA
- a CDS encoding peroxidase family protein — protein sequence MGPTPETIAQRDTSRDGLRNKIESFVLTHGRPVWGFINRQPWLSRIVNRVIVNDAVGKAPFRPLLLSTMADYPSWSSLTERTWFSRYLPPKDIPNLPPIEDFAYLYVTRASGPRLSDKSTLLFPTFAQWFTDGFMMTSASDTRRTTTSHQIDLGQLYGLTDDVQHALRTLDNGPGKRGRLLSEIVGGEEWAPRLFDDHGVRIPRFDALPAPMKMPDSLPADRKATLFAFGGERANSTLFTAAINTLFLREHNRLCGVIEAANPGWDDERVFQTARNVSVVQLIKVVVEEYINHISPYWFRLLSDPSPCYTAGWNRENWIPVEFNLLYRWHSLVPETAVWNGAPMPISGARFGNQPLLRDGLGIALDGASKSQVWRLGLFNTAEFLRPVELASLKQGRDNRLASYNDYRERMKYPRVTRFEQISGDPEVVAALKRLYANDVERVEFFVGLFAEDPPERSAVPPLIGRMVALDAFSHALTNPLLSPHVFKEETFSPAGWASIAKTSSLRDLADRNLPNGTAGLRISMDLPTHLSVA from the coding sequence ATGGGACCCACGCCAGAAACGATTGCGCAGCGCGATACGAGCAGAGATGGTCTGCGCAACAAGATTGAGAGTTTTGTTCTCACACACGGCCGGCCTGTTTGGGGATTTATCAATCGACAGCCCTGGCTCAGCAGGATCGTCAATCGCGTCATCGTGAACGATGCCGTCGGCAAGGCGCCGTTTCGGCCGCTGCTTTTGAGCACGATGGCGGATTATCCCTCGTGGTCTTCGCTGACTGAACGCACGTGGTTCTCCCGCTATCTGCCGCCGAAAGATATCCCGAACCTGCCCCCCATCGAGGATTTCGCGTATCTTTATGTGACCCGGGCATCAGGTCCACGACTGTCGGATAAGTCCACGCTGCTGTTTCCGACGTTTGCGCAGTGGTTCACCGACGGCTTCATGATGACGTCCGCTTCGGACACCCGCCGGACCACGACCAGCCATCAGATCGATCTGGGTCAGCTCTACGGACTTACTGACGACGTGCAGCACGCGCTGCGGACTCTCGATAACGGACCCGGCAAGCGCGGCAGGTTGCTGTCCGAGATCGTCGGCGGTGAGGAGTGGGCGCCTCGCTTGTTCGACGACCACGGCGTCCGCATCCCGAGATTCGACGCTCTGCCCGCGCCGATGAAGATGCCGGACAGCCTGCCCGCCGACCGCAAGGCGACGCTTTTCGCATTTGGCGGGGAACGGGCAAACTCCACGCTCTTCACGGCCGCGATCAATACGCTGTTCCTGCGCGAACACAATCGCTTGTGCGGCGTCATCGAGGCCGCGAACCCCGGCTGGGACGATGAGCGCGTCTTTCAGACGGCCAGAAATGTCAGCGTGGTTCAGCTGATCAAGGTTGTCGTCGAAGAATACATCAATCACATCTCTCCCTACTGGTTCAGGCTGCTGAGCGATCCCTCGCCGTGCTACACTGCTGGCTGGAATCGCGAGAACTGGATTCCGGTCGAGTTCAACCTGCTCTATCGCTGGCACAGCCTGGTGCCGGAGACGGCCGTCTGGAACGGCGCTCCAATGCCGATCAGCGGAGCTCGCTTCGGCAATCAGCCCTTGTTGCGAGATGGGCTGGGAATTGCGCTCGACGGCGCCAGCAAATCGCAGGTCTGGCGTCTCGGATTGTTCAATACCGCCGAATTCCTTCGGCCGGTCGAACTCGCCAGCTTGAAACAGGGGCGCGATAATCGCCTGGCGTCCTACAACGACTACCGCGAAAGAATGAAGTACCCGCGCGTGACCCGGTTCGAACAGATTAGCGGAGATCCCGAGGTCGTCGCCGCCCTGAAGCGACTTTACGCCAACGATGTCGAGCGGGTCGAATTTTTCGTCGGCCTCTTCGCCGAGGATCCGCCGGAGCGTTCGGCAGTCCCGCCGTTGATCGGGCGCATGGTCGCGTTGGATGCCTTTTCGCACGCACTCACCAATCCCTTGCTTTCGCCGCACGTTTTCAAGGAAGAGACATTCTCGCCCGCAGGTTGGGCTTCGATTGCCAAGACATCTTCGTTGCGCGATCTCGCTGACCGGAACCTTCCGAACGGCACGGCGGGCCTGCGCATCTCGATGGACCTCCCGACACACCTGTCAGTTGCCTGA
- a CDS encoding outer membrane beta-barrel protein: MRSGVLLSGATTIALVAIGAANAADLVPVVKLPAPVWNWSGGYIGGHVGGGYGRTSFRNPYGPSIYGGVVDTPVFLAGGQLGFNWQNNGWLFGVELDASGAVSEGTNTCLAASGFIVSANCKTGPNVFATGTGRVGYAFGALGHTLAYLKGGVAWQNNRGDIVNNFEGLGPQQKTHFDYGRLGGIIGLGVEQALTPAWSVKVEYNYLHFGGPSVATPPTVQNPPFAILPANTTGLSSNYHIGKIGLNYHFGADPWTQWSDAPLYAKAPAVAPPMAYAAGWSFEGGSRLWLSRGRFQWNLGAVPVEIATVDPNILVSRLTYHRLDGLSGEAFGRVDSPWGVFLKGNIGLGRFDKGNINDEDWSLGPLSYVNTISGQANGRFTYYTADAGYDLLRGTNYKVGGFIGWSYYEQSSDSTGCVQIANPMTTCLPPGDYRVVGSQDTQWNAPRVGLSAETMLTERWRLSADVAYLPWTDFKGRDNHLLRPTTTFIEQRGNGGGGIQIEGVLSYLITKNFSVGVGGRYWAMWTKKFGEATCTGCDGPGLIAGTQFSKFSMERWGTFFQASYRFD; this comes from the coding sequence ATGCGGTCTGGAGTTCTTCTTTCGGGAGCCACAACAATTGCGCTCGTCGCAATAGGTGCAGCCAATGCGGCAGACCTTGTGCCAGTAGTGAAACTGCCTGCTCCTGTGTGGAACTGGTCGGGAGGCTATATTGGCGGGCACGTCGGCGGCGGCTACGGCCGAACCTCCTTCAGAAATCCGTACGGTCCGTCAATTTATGGGGGCGTCGTCGATACCCCAGTGTTTCTCGCAGGCGGCCAGCTCGGCTTTAACTGGCAGAACAACGGCTGGTTGTTTGGCGTCGAACTCGATGCAAGCGGGGCTGTCTCCGAGGGCACAAATACTTGCCTCGCGGCATCCGGCTTTATCGTGAGCGCAAACTGCAAGACTGGTCCCAACGTCTTTGCCACCGGGACCGGTCGCGTCGGTTACGCGTTTGGCGCGCTGGGTCACACGCTGGCCTATCTCAAGGGAGGCGTTGCCTGGCAAAACAATCGGGGCGACATCGTCAACAACTTCGAAGGCCTCGGGCCACAGCAGAAGACCCACTTCGACTATGGTCGCCTCGGTGGCATCATCGGGCTGGGCGTCGAGCAAGCGCTTACGCCTGCATGGTCGGTCAAAGTAGAGTACAACTATCTGCATTTCGGTGGGCCAAGTGTCGCGACTCCTCCGACGGTACAAAATCCGCCATTCGCAATTCTTCCGGCGAACACAACGGGCCTGTCCAGCAACTATCACATCGGAAAAATCGGATTGAACTACCATTTTGGCGCCGACCCGTGGACGCAGTGGTCCGATGCACCGTTGTACGCGAAAGCACCCGCCGTCGCGCCGCCGATGGCTTACGCCGCCGGTTGGTCGTTTGAAGGCGGATCGCGGCTCTGGCTCAGCCGGGGACGATTCCAATGGAACTTAGGCGCTGTGCCCGTCGAGATCGCTACTGTAGATCCCAACATTCTTGTATCAAGGCTCACCTACCACCGCCTCGACGGGCTTTCCGGGGAAGCATTTGGACGTGTTGACAGCCCGTGGGGAGTATTCCTGAAGGGCAATATTGGCCTCGGACGCTTCGACAAAGGAAACATCAACGATGAAGATTGGAGCTTGGGGCCGCTTTCCTATGTCAACACGATATCCGGCCAGGCAAACGGGAGGTTCACTTATTACACGGCCGATGCCGGTTACGATCTCCTGCGCGGCACCAACTACAAGGTCGGCGGATTTATCGGCTGGAGCTACTACGAACAGAGTTCCGACTCGACGGGGTGTGTACAGATCGCCAATCCGATGACTACATGCCTGCCTCCCGGCGACTACAGAGTCGTTGGCAGCCAAGATACTCAGTGGAATGCACCTCGTGTCGGCCTAAGCGCCGAAACCATGCTCACCGAGCGTTGGCGTTTGAGCGCGGACGTCGCTTACCTGCCCTGGACCGATTTCAAAGGGCGTGACAATCATCTGCTGCGCCCGACGACCACCTTCATTGAACAACGCGGGAATGGAGGCGGCGGGATCCAGATTGAAGGCGTGTTGTCCTACTTGATCACCAAAAACTTCAGCGTCGGCGTCGGCGGGCGCTACTGGGCAATGTGGACCAAAAAGTTCGGTGAAGCGACATGCACAGGCTGTGATGGCCCGGGACTCATCGCTGGGACTCAGTTTTCGAAATTCAGCATGGAGCGCTGGGGTACGTTTTTTCAGGCTTCCTATAGGTTCGATTGA